Below is a genomic region from Actinomadura sp. NAK00032.
TCGGCGCCGATGGAGTCGCGGACCTCCTCCACGGACAGGTTGCCGGCGATCAGCTCGGCGCGGGTCGCGAAGTCGATGCCGTAGAAGCACGGCCACGCGACGGGCGGGCTGGAGATGCGCACGTGCACCTCGGCGGCGCCCGCGTCGCGCAGCATCCCGACGATGGCGCGCTGGGTGTTGCCGCGCACGATCGAGTCGTCCACCACCACCAGGCGCTTGCCCTCGATCGCCTCGCGCAGCGGGTTCAGCTTGAGCCGGATGCCGAGCTGCCGGATCGTCTGGGACGGCTGGATGAACGTCCGCCCGACGTAGGAGTTCTTCACGAGCCCCTGGCCGTAGGGGATGCCGGACGCCTCCGCGTACCCGATCGCGGCCGGGGTGCCCGACTCGGGCGTCGGGATGACCATGTCGGCCTCGACGGGGTGCTCGCGGGCCAGCCGGCGGCCTACCTCGACGCGGGTGGCCTGGACGCTGCGCCCGGCGATCGTCGTGTCGGGCCGCGCCAGGTAGACGTACTCGAACAGGCAGCCCTTGGGGCGCGGCTCGGCGAACCGCTCGGACCGGACGCCGTCGCCGTCGATGGCGACCAGCTCGCCGGGCTCGATCTCCCGGACGAAGCGCGCGCCGACGATGTCGAGCCCGGCCGTCTCGGACGCCACCACCCAGCCGCCGGCCTCCAGGGAGCCGAGGACGAGCGGCCGCACGCCCTCGGGGTCGCGGGCGGCGTACAGCGTCCCCTCGTCCATGAAGACCAGGGAGTACGCGCCGCGGGTGGCCGGGAGGATCTCCCGCGCCGCGGCGATCGGGCCGCCCTCGCCGTGGTGGGCGAACAGCGCGGCGAGGACCTCGGTGTCGCTCGTGGCGGTCAGCACGCCCGGCTCCAGCCGCGCGGCCAGCTCCGGGGTGTTGATCAGGTTGCCGTTGTGGGTGAGCGCGAGGCCGCCCGCGTCCGTGGACCGGAAGGTGGGCTGCGCGTTCTCCCACGTCGGCGATCCGGTCGTGGAGTAGCGGCAGTGGCCGACGGCGATGTGGCCGCGCAGCGTGTTCAGCACCGACTCGTCGAAGACCTGGGCGACGAGGCCCATGTCCTTGAACACGACGATGCGGGAGCCGTCGCTGACGGCGATACCGGCCGATTCCTGGCCGCGGTGCTGGAGCGCGTACAGGCCGTAGTAGGTGAGCTTGCTCACCTCGGCCCGCGACGCCTGGTCGGCGGGAACCCAGACGCCGAAGACCCCGCAGGCGTCCTGGGGGGCGCGGTCGGAGGGATCGATGTCGTGGCTCAGACGTCCGTCACGGAGAGGCACGCTCGCCAGTCTAGATGCCCGATTCACCTGCTCCGATCGGTGGCATGTCTTAACGGACCTTTACCCCCTGGAACCACGGGCATCACGCGGTTCGGGGGAATCTGGGGACGACACGTGGAGGGGACACATGACGCTGCCCGGGTACCAGACCTACGCGCCGCCCGCACCACCGCGGCGCAGCGGGCTGGCGAGGGCCTCGCAGGTGCTCGGAATCACCGGCCTGGTGGGGCTCGTCTTCTGCCTGGTGGGCTTGATACCGGCTTTGGCGGGGCTCGCCATGGGCGTGGCCTCCCTCGTCCGGCGAGACCCAGACCGGCGGCCCGCCGTCGTGGGGGTCGTCTGCTCAGCCCTTGCGCTCCTCATAGGCGGGGGTGCGATCTTCTGGCTGCTGAGCAAGGCCATGCAGTGCGGAGACGAGACGCGCTACCCGGACGAGACGTCACGCCGGGGCTGCGTTGAACGCGAGTTCCCCTACGCGCGAGCGGACGTCCAATCCGCCGGTGTGGTGCAGTTGGTCAGTGAGGTTCACTCGGCCAGGGCCCGGACGGCGTCCTCGTTGAGCGCGGACGCGTACACCCGGAAGTCGTCCAGCAGCCCGCCGAAGCCCGGCTTGGTGAGTTCGCTGCCCAGGTAGATGGGCCCGGACGGGGTGACGACGGGGTGCTCCAAGGGGACGGCACCGTCCAGCACGCCGTTGACGTAGAGGAACATCCCCTGGGTGTTCACGACGAAGGCGACATGGGTCCATTCCCCCAGCGACAGCCTGATGTGACTGTCGACATAGTCCGGGCCCTTCACGGTGAACAGTTGGACACGCAGCCTCATGGCGTCCGGGTACAGCCACAGGCCGAGGCCCCGGGCGTCGTCCTCGGCGACCGGCTTGTAGACGAGGCTGCGCCACTCACCGGTGGGCGCCTCGGTGACCTGGACGAAGAACGCCAGGCTGAACCCGAACACCTGGCTGAGGACGAGTTGGGGCACGGCGGGGATGACGGCCCGGTCGCGTCCGCTGAGCGACAGCGCCTCACCCTCGCGGCCGGGGACGATTCCGGCGGTCTCGTCCAGTTCCGCGGCGGGTCCTGCCCCGGTCGCGTCAGCGACCGTACGGCCGTCCACGGTGTCGACGTCGAACGTCCAATGAGCGATCAGCACGGGGATCACCTCCAGCAAGGCGGATACTCCCGCACAGGAAGGTTTCAGTCGATGGGTAGAGGAAGATAGCCCGTCAGATCCGCGCGCGCGCCACTGGCCCGGACCCGTCCGTCAGCGACCGCGTCCGCCCAGGCAAGTCGTCCCGTGGCGAGCGCGATCCAGGTCGCGGCGTCCATCTCCACCACATTCGGTGGTGTACCACGGGTATGGTGCGGGCCGTCGATGCACTGAACGGCGGCGTGTGGAGGGACCCGGACCTCCACCGAGCGGCCGGGCGCCGACTCGGCGAGCCGGTCGAGCAGGAACCGCACCGCCCCCTTGACCACCGGCCGGGATGGCTCCGTGCCTCCCGCCTCGGCGGCGAGGACGGTGTCCAGGGCCGCGCGACGGAGCGCGGCGGGCTCGTCCTCGCCGGTGTAGGGCGGCAGGCCGAGGGCGGCGCGCTGCTCGTTCAGGACTGCGGAGGTCAGCGGAGTTCGCGGCATCGGGACCGACGCTACCCCGTCCGTCAGGGGGAACGCGGAACCGGCCGCCGGACGCGGGTGCGGGACCGTCCCGGCACGGCCGGCCCGGACAGGCGGTAGAAATGGACCCCGGTGCCAGGCATGGGGAGTGAGTTGGACGGGGAGCCGGGAACGCGCGTCCCCGGAGGACACGGAGGTTCGTCAGATGCCCGAGGCGCTGCCCCTGCAGCCGGGTGACCCGCGCAGGCTCGGCTCGTTCGAGATCACGGGCCGGCTCGGCGTCGGTGAGCAGGGCGCCGTCTTCCTCGGCAGGGACCCGTCCGGCGGCCTCGTCGCCGTGAAGGTGCTGCACGTGCGGCTCAGCGGCGAGCCCGTCGCCCGCTCCCGGTTCGCCGGCGCGTTCACGTCCGCCCGGAAGGTCTCCGGGTTCTGCACGGCGGCGATCCTGGCCGCCGATGTGGAGGGCGACCTTCCCTTCGTGGTGAGCGACTGGGTGGACGGGCCGTCCCTCCAGCAGCTCGTGGACGAGGAGGGCCCGCGCGGCGGCGCCGTCGTCGAGCGCCTGGCGGTCGGCATGGCGGTCGCGCTCGCGGCCGTCCACCGTGCGGGTGCTCTTCATCACAACCTGAAGCCGGCGAACGTCCTCCTGGGGCGGAACGGGCCGCGGATGTGCGACTTCGGCATAGCGCACGCTCTGGAAGCGGTGAACGTCGCCTTCAGCGGCCACAACACCGAAGACCCGTCCTACAAGGCGCCGGAGCAGTTGAGCGGCATGGGCATCGGCCCGGCCGCCGACGTGTTCGCCTGGGCGTCGACCCTGCTGTTCGCCGCCACTGGCAAGGCCCCGTTCGGGGAGGGCTCGCCGTCGGAGGTGATGCAGCGCATCGTCTACGACGAGCCCGATCTGTCGGACGTCCCCGATGCCGTGCGGGAGGTGATGGCGGACGCCCTGGCCAAGGACCCGGCCGCCCGTCCCACGGCCCCGCGCATTCTTGAGCGGCTTCTTGGCGCGGACAGTCCGCTTCCCGTCCGCATGCCGCCTTCGATGGTGGAAGAGGGACGCGCCTTGGCCGCCGGCCCTACAGCGGGCCCTGGCGGCAGCCAGAAGAGCACACCGGCGACTGCGGCGCCGCCGCGTTCTCCCATGAGAGTCCCAGCGTCGCCCATGGGGCCCGCCGGGCAGGCCCGTCCTCCCGCACCACCGATGCCTCCGCCGCCGCCCATGGCGCCTCCGGGGCCGCCAGTACCTCCGGTCGCTCAGCCTGGGCCGACCGGGTACCCCGGCCCGTTTGGACCGCCCGGCCCGCCGCAGGAGGCGGCATCGCCGTCCCTCCCCCTGCTCGGCAAGCTCTCGCGTACCCGCAAGGCCCGCCGCGAGCCTGAGCCCGTACCGGAGCCGCAGCCCCTGGCCGATCTGGACCCGGCGGCCTTCGAGGCGACAGCGACGTTCGGCGCGATCGGTGTGGACCGTCCGTCCGGCTCCGCCCGGCGGGAGGAGGCCCGGTCGGACGAGACCACGCGGATCGACCCGGTCGCCGCCGACCCGACGGCCGCGTTCGACGCGGTGGGCCCCGACCCGACCGCGACGTTCGACGCGGTCGGCGACCTGTACGACCACCCGGCCCCCGGCGGCGACACGGCCGGCAACATCATTCCGGGGCTCAGCCATGGGCGGGACAGCGGCGGGCCTCGTTCCTCTCCGCTGTCCTCCCTCGCGCGCATGCGCCGCCCCAGCAACCATGTGCTCGGGCTCGCCCTGTCACTGTTCATCGGTGTCAGCGTCGGCATCGCCATCATCGCGCTGGTGCTGTGGCCCCAGCTCAAGGGCGACGACGGGCCTCCGGACAGCGCCAACGCGTCCAACAACCGTCCTGTGACGACGATCCCGTCGTCGTTTGCGGGCACCTGGAAGGGGACTGCGGTCAACACCAACCGCAACGTGTCCTTCCCAGTGGAGGTCACGTTCCAGGCAGGCGGCACCACGGCTCAGGCGGTGTATCCGCGTGAGAAGTGCACCGGCACCCTCACGTTGGCCAGGGGCACCGAAAGCGCGCTGAAGATGAACCTGGCCATCGGCAAGCCCTGCACGAGCGGGGTCGTGGAAATCACCCGCCAGCCGGACGGGACGCTGCAGTACACGTGGAGCAAGCCGGGCACGAAGCTCGCCTACGGCGGTCGCCTCAACCGCGGCTGACCGGCGCGGCCCCGGGTCCCGTTTCCGGCAATAGATCCACTTTGTCGTCTCTTTTCGGGACAGTTCCGCTAGGGTTCCCCTCGGTCGAGATCATCGGCCTTGTTGGCGGGGCCCGCCGCTCGCGGTCCCCCGGCAGAAGGAGAGGCCTTGCGGGCTGTCCACCGAAGGCTGCTGCTGGCCGGCGCGGTCGCGACGAGCGTCGCCGCCGCCGCGGCGCTCCCTGCGCTCGCCGGCGACTCCGCGCCCCTGGTCGGGGTGACGGCGGCCGAGGGCACGCCGGTGCCCGGCCAGTACATCGTCACGCTGAAGCCCGGAGCGTCCTCCGACACCGCCGCCAGGAGCGTCAGGGCGGCCGGCGTCAAGCGCTTCGACGGCGTGCTGAACGGCTTCGCCGCCAAGCTGACCGGCGACCAGCTGAACAGACTGCGCCGCGACCACCGCGTCGCCGCGATCGAGCAGGACCAGGTCGTCCGGGCGACCTCCACCCAGCGCTCGCCGCTGCCCTGGGGCCTCGACCGGATCGACCAGCGGTCCAGGAAGCTCTCGAAGAGCTACTCCTACACATCGTCCGGCAGCGGCGTGAACGCCTACGTCATCGACACCGGCCTCGACGTCCGGCACAAGGAGTTCGGGGGCCGCGCCTCCATCGCCTGGACGGCGAGCAGGTTCGGCGGAGACGGACGCGACTGCAACGGCCACGGCACCCACGTCGCGGGCATCATCGGGGCCAAGACCACCGGCGCCGCCAAGTCGGTCAAGCTGCGGGCGCTCCGCGTCCTCGACTGCAAGGGCTCCGGCTCGATGTCGGACGTCGTCGCCGCCGTCCAATGGCTGCGCACCCACGCGGCCAAGCCGGCGGTGGCGAACCTGTCCCTCGGCGGGCCGAAGTCAGCGGCGCTCAACACCGCCGTGATGAACTTGTCCAAGTCCGGGGTCTTCGTGTCCGTGGCCGCAGGCAACGACAACAAGGACGCCTGCAAGTTCTCCCCGTCCGGTGCCGGATGGGTCATGACGGTCGGCGCGACCACCGTCTACGACAACCGCGCGGCGTTCTCCAACTGGGGCAAGTGCGTCGACATCAACGCACCCGGTTACGGCATCTGGTCCACCTGGCCAGGCGGCGGCCTGAAGAAGGTCAGCGGGACGTCCATGGCCGCTCCTTACGTCAGCGGCGTCGCGGCCCTCTACCTGTCCACGCACAAGAAGGCGACTTTCCCGCAGGTGCAGAAGTGGCTGAACGACAACTCCACGCACAGTCTCAAGAAGCTGAGGTCACAGCCCAATCGGCTGCTCTACAAGGGCAAGCTGTGAGTCCGGTCACGTAGGATGGCCCGGCTCCCAGGAAGGGAGCCGGGCTTCGCGCGTACGCGCCGTCCCACCGGGCCCTTGGGTCTACCCTTGGCGAGGCTGGACGGTTCTTTAGCTTTCATTGACCTTCGGGCCACCGGACCTCCGTACCTACGGCCATGACGAGAGGAGAACACGTGGAGACCCCCGCCTCCACATGTCGGCCCACCCCGCGTCGGCGAGGTGGACGACGCGCCGCCACGGCTCTCGTGGCCCTCACCGCGGCGCTGCCGCTGCTCGGCACCGCGACTCCGTCGGCGGTGGCGGCGCCCCCCGCGGCCGTCCCCATGGATCCGGGCGACAGCGCCAAGTTCGCCAAGCTGAACCGCCAGATCGCGAAGCTCGACAAGGAGTACGGCGGCGACCTCGCCAAGCTGCGGGACGCCCAGTACGCCGCCAAGAAGTCGCTGAGCAAGTCCAACGCCCTGCAGAAGGACCTCGTCGAGGCGCGCAACCTCGTCGCCCAGCTCGCGGCCAGCCAGTACATGACCGGCGGCCAGGACCCGACCGTCACCTTCGTCACCGACGCGAACCCGACCGACCTGCTCAGCAACGCCACCCTGGTCAGCCACCTCGCGCAGAACAAGGCCGCGAAGGTCGCGCAGATCCAGAAGCTCGTCGACGACCAGCTCGCCGCCCGCAAGCAGGCGCAGCAGAAGATGACGGAGCTGAAGAAGGAACTGCAGGACCTCAAGAACCGCAAGGCCCAGATCAAGAACCTGGTGAAGAAGTACAAGCCCGAGTCGCCGAGCGTCGGCATGGGCGGCGTCACGCCCCGCATGCTGAAGGTGAAGAACACTTTCGACGTGGAGTTCGGGCCCTTCCCCACGATCGGCTGCGTCCGCCACACCGCCGACCCGCAGGACCACGGCACCGGCCACGCCTGCGACTTCATGGTCACCACCGGCGGCGTGATGGCCGGCGGCAGCGCCAAGTCCCTGGGCGACGAGACGGCCCAGTACGCCATCTCCCACGCCAGCGCCCTCGGCATCAAGTACGTCATCTGGCGCCAGCGCATCTACGACATGCGCAGCCCCGGCTGGCGCTCCATGGAGAACCGCGGCGGCGTGACCGCCAACCACTACGACCACGTCCACATTTCGGTCTTCTAGCGGTGCCTTCACCGCCGGACCCTGTTCCGGACCCGTCTTCAGCCCCGGAGCCTGGGGGTTCTGCTCTGGAGCCTGGGGAGCTGGTTCGTCGGGTGGCTTGGGGTTTGTTCGCGTTGTTCTTGGCTGCGTTCGCGGTCTTTGAGAGCGGTAAGTACGGCCTGCCGACGACGGCTGCGGCACTGGTGTTCTTTGCTTTGCCTGACCTTGCCCGGTTTGCGAGGGTGCGGCCTCCGGGCGTCCTGTACCAGGCCGTGTGCTTGACGGCTCTCCGGTCGGACGCGGCTACTTCTTGCGGCCGAAGAGGAAGTAGGCGGCCGGGCCGACGAAGTTGACGAAGGCGAGCGTTCGCCACAGCCGCTTCGAGCCCTTGACCTGCTCACTTGGACGGCGTTGCAAGTCGGCCAACGCGGCCAGCAAGAGCGACAGCTGCACGGTGGTAGCGCCCGCGATGAACGAGCGTTCCCGTCGGCTGAGTTCGGACCAGCGCTTAGAACCCACGATGCCTCCCCGTAAAGCGGTTCTGGTCTCAGGCTAAACGCGGACGGGTGGCGGGCAGAGGGCGCCCCTGGTGCGCGAAGGGGCGCCCCTTGGCGGGACGCCCCTTCGCTCGGTCGTTCGTCAGTCGGCGTAGCTCGGAAGCATGCGCTCGTGCGCCTCGCGGAGCTCCGACAGGCCGATGCTGAACAGCTCCTGCTGGTCGCCCTCCGGGCCGCGTCCGGTCACGTGGAGGGAGTCGCCGCCCGCCACGCCGATCTGGGTGACCGGGACGCCCGCAGACTCGCACAGGGCCGCCAGGCGCGCCTCGGCGCCCGGCCGGACCACCAGCATCGCGCGGGCCACCGACTCGCTGAACAGCGACACGAACGGGTCGCCCGGCAGCGTGATCCGGGCGCCGAGGCCGCCGCGCAGGCACGACTCGACGAGAGTCTGCGACAGGCCGCCGTCCGACAGGTCGTGCGCCGCCGTGACCAGGCCGTCCCGGATGGCGGCGACCATGACCGACGCCAGCGCCGCCTCCGCCTTCAGGTCGACCAGCGGCGGCAGGCCGCCCAGGTGCCCGTAGACGACGTGCGCCCATTCCGAGCCGCCGAACTCCTCGCGGGTCTCGCCGAGCAGCGCGATCGTGGCGCCGTCGGTGGTCAGCGACATGTTCACCCGGCGGCGGACGTCGTCGTGGACGCCGAGGACGCCGATCACCGGGGTCGGGTTGATCGGGGTCTCGCCCGTCTGGTTGTAGAAGCTGACGTTGCCGCCGGTGACCGGGATGCCCAGGTACTGGCAGCCGTCCGCGAGGCCCTCGACCGCGCGCGCGAACTGCCACATGACGCCCGGGTCCTCCGGGGAGCCGAAGTTGAGGCAGTTCGTGACGGCGAGGGGGCGGGCGCCGGTGGCGGCGACGTTGCGGTACGCCTCGGAGAGGGCGAGCTGCGCGCCCGAGTACGGGTCGAGGCGCGTGTAGCGGCCGTTGCCGTCCAGGGACAGCGCGATGCCCAGCCCCGACTCGTCGTCGATGCGGACCACGCCCGCGTTCTCCGGCATCGCCGAGACGGTGTTGCCGAGGACGTACCGGTCGTACTGCGACGTCACCCACGTCTTGCTGGCGAGGTTCGGGGACCCGGCCAGCCACAGCATCGTCCGGCGCAGCTCGTCGCCCGTGGAGGGACGCGTAAGGCGGCCCGGGGTGTCGGCCTGCAGAGCCCCGAGGTCCTGCGGGGGCTCGAACGGGCGGTTGTAGACCGGGCCCTCGTCGGCGGCCGTGACCGGCGGGAGGTCGACGATCGTCTCGCCCCGCCACGTCATGAC
It encodes:
- the purF gene encoding amidophosphoribosyltransferase, whose amino-acid sequence is MPLRDGRLSHDIDPSDRAPQDACGVFGVWVPADQASRAEVSKLTYYGLYALQHRGQESAGIAVSDGSRIVVFKDMGLVAQVFDESVLNTLRGHIAVGHCRYSTTGSPTWENAQPTFRSTDAGGLALTHNGNLINTPELAARLEPGVLTATSDTEVLAALFAHHGEGGPIAAAREILPATRGAYSLVFMDEGTLYAARDPEGVRPLVLGSLEAGGWVVASETAGLDIVGARFVREIEPGELVAIDGDGVRSERFAEPRPKGCLFEYVYLARPDTTIAGRSVQATRVEVGRRLAREHPVEADMVIPTPESGTPAAIGYAEASGIPYGQGLVKNSYVGRTFIQPSQTIRQLGIRLKLNPLREAIEGKRLVVVDDSIVRGNTQRAIVGMLRDAGAAEVHVRISSPPVAWPCFYGIDFATRAELIAGNLSVEEVRDSIGADSLGYISLDELISASQIPKNNLCRACFDGVYPIPVEQSARGKHLLEVGR
- a CDS encoding LamG domain-containing protein gives rise to the protein MLIAHWTFDVDTVDGRTVADATGAGPAAELDETAGIVPGREGEALSLSGRDRAVIPAVPQLVLSQVFGFSLAFFVQVTEAPTGEWRSLVYKPVAEDDARGLGLWLYPDAMRLRVQLFTVKGPDYVDSHIRLSLGEWTHVAFVVNTQGMFLYVNGVLDGAVPLEHPVVTPSGPIYLGSELTKPGFGGLLDDFRVYASALNEDAVRALAE
- a CDS encoding sterol carrier family protein; translation: MPRTPLTSAVLNEQRAALGLPPYTGEDEPAALRRAALDTVLAAEAGGTEPSRPVVKGAVRFLLDRLAESAPGRSVEVRVPPHAAVQCIDGPHHTRGTPPNVVEMDAATWIALATGRLAWADAVADGRVRASGARADLTGYLPLPID
- a CDS encoding serine/threonine-protein kinase, which produces MPEALPLQPGDPRRLGSFEITGRLGVGEQGAVFLGRDPSGGLVAVKVLHVRLSGEPVARSRFAGAFTSARKVSGFCTAAILAADVEGDLPFVVSDWVDGPSLQQLVDEEGPRGGAVVERLAVGMAVALAAVHRAGALHHNLKPANVLLGRNGPRMCDFGIAHALEAVNVAFSGHNTEDPSYKAPEQLSGMGIGPAADVFAWASTLLFAATGKAPFGEGSPSEVMQRIVYDEPDLSDVPDAVREVMADALAKDPAARPTAPRILERLLGADSPLPVRMPPSMVEEGRALAAGPTAGPGGSQKSTPATAAPPRSPMRVPASPMGPAGQARPPAPPMPPPPPMAPPGPPVPPVAQPGPTGYPGPFGPPGPPQEAASPSLPLLGKLSRTRKARREPEPVPEPQPLADLDPAAFEATATFGAIGVDRPSGSARREEARSDETTRIDPVAADPTAAFDAVGPDPTATFDAVGDLYDHPAPGGDTAGNIIPGLSHGRDSGGPRSSPLSSLARMRRPSNHVLGLALSLFIGVSVGIAIIALVLWPQLKGDDGPPDSANASNNRPVTTIPSSFAGTWKGTAVNTNRNVSFPVEVTFQAGGTTAQAVYPREKCTGTLTLARGTESALKMNLAIGKPCTSGVVEITRQPDGTLQYTWSKPGTKLAYGGRLNRG
- a CDS encoding S8 family peptidase → MRAVHRRLLLAGAVATSVAAAAALPALAGDSAPLVGVTAAEGTPVPGQYIVTLKPGASSDTAARSVRAAGVKRFDGVLNGFAAKLTGDQLNRLRRDHRVAAIEQDQVVRATSTQRSPLPWGLDRIDQRSRKLSKSYSYTSSGSGVNAYVIDTGLDVRHKEFGGRASIAWTASRFGGDGRDCNGHGTHVAGIIGAKTTGAAKSVKLRALRVLDCKGSGSMSDVVAAVQWLRTHAAKPAVANLSLGGPKSAALNTAVMNLSKSGVFVSVAAGNDNKDACKFSPSGAGWVMTVGATTVYDNRAAFSNWGKCVDINAPGYGIWSTWPGGGLKKVSGTSMAAPYVSGVAALYLSTHKKATFPQVQKWLNDNSTHSLKKLRSQPNRLLYKGKL